Proteins from a single region of Juglans microcarpa x Juglans regia isolate MS1-56 chromosome 5S, Jm3101_v1.0, whole genome shotgun sequence:
- the LOC121268116 gene encoding binding partner of ACD11 1 translates to MQTRTVQVKHVSDLASEREIHEFFSFSGEIEYIEIQRESEQSKTAFVTFKDPKALEIALLLSGATIVDQIVSISPVQNYVTKHEMQEVRVVDNAACVTPAESNNLIVEDKSNPSGNGRMYVSRAQDVVASVLAKGSAIGQDAMNKAKAFDEKHRLTASASEKVISFDKRVGLTEKLTVGISVVNEKVKSVDQRLHVSDKTMAAIFAAERKLNDTGSAVKTSRYVTAGAAWFNGAFTKVAKAGQVAGSKTRDKFHMAVSNLTAKESPITA, encoded by the exons ATGCAG ACAAGAACGGTTCAGGTGAAGCACGTTTCAGATCTAgctagtgagagagagattcatgaatttttctcattttctggAGAAATCGAATACATTGAGATCCAACG AGAGTCCGAGCAATCAAAGACTGCATTTGTGACATTCAAAGATCCTAAAGCACTTGAAATTGCATTGCTATTATCG GGAGCAACAATCGTTGACCAAATTGTGAGTATAAGTCCCGTCCAAAACTATGTTACAAAACATGAGATGCAG GAAGTAAGGGTGGTGGACAATGCTGCTTGTGTCACTCCTGCTGAAAGCAACAATTTAATTGTCGAG GATAAATCTAACCCATCAGGCAATGGAAGAATGTATGTTAGTAGAGCACAGGATGTAGTTGCAAGTGTGCTAGCAAAAGGTTCAGCCATTGGACAGGATGCCATGAATAAGGCTAAAGCATTTGATGAGAAGCATCGGTTAACAGCAAGTGCATCAGAGAAGGTCATTTCCTTTGACAAGAGAGTTGGGCTTACAGAAAAATTGACAGTTGGAATCTCTGTGGTCAATGAGAAAGTGAAGTCTGTTGATCAAAGGCTTCATGTGTCGGATAAAACAATGGCTGCAATATTTGCAGCAGAGAGAAAACTGAATGACACAGGATCAGCTGTTAAAACAAGCAG GTACGTTACTGCAGGAGCAGCCTGGTTCAATGGTGCTTTTACGAAGGTGGCAAAAGCGGGGCAGGTTGCAGGTTCAAAAACGAGAGATAAGTTTCATATGGCTGTATCGAACTTGACAGCaaag GAATCTCCAATTACTGCTTAA